ATACGTGCACAGCAGCCTGGGATACAGGAGTCCGGAGGAGTTCGAGGCCCTTTACTCCCAGCAAGTTCTTAAGGAAGCAATGTGAAATCTCTAAACTCATTTTACCTCAAATCTGTCTTGACAAATGGGTCGCACTACACTAAATAGACCTAGGTATGCAATGGATATTATAAATTCCATCCTGCAAAGAGCCCCTAGGCTAAAACCTATGCTTGATTTCGAACACCTTATCTTAAACATTGAAGCTGCCATTAAATATTATGCTGAGAATGAAATTGACAGTTACAATTTACAACAAGGTTCAATGAAGCAAATGGTCACTGTTTATAAACTGATGGGTAAAGACCAAAAAGTAAAAGAAGCCAAGATAAGAATTGCGGAGTCTTTTATTGAAGAAGCCGAATGGAAAAAAGAAAATTATCCAAGTGGAAATTCCGTTGCAGCAACCTTCTACGAAAAAGCTCTTCATGCATACATGGACATTGGTGGTTTTAAGACTAAAGTTGAGGAGTTAAAGAATAAAATCAAAGAAGCTCATGCGGCGGCCTTTGAAAAAGAATTTCGAATGACGAAGATCCCTATCGAAGTTGATAAGAAAATAATAGATTCACACCGAGAAAGGTATAAAGGCCGCAGCACACTTGAAGTATTTCATTTATTAATCACAGACCCCAATCTTATACCCTCGTTTGAGGGCGCAAAAAAGGCTACTGTTGAACACGCAAAGAAATATGTACTGATGCACTTAGTTAGTCAATCCGTAATCAGAAAAAATATCCGTGTAAAAACCTACGAAACTGATGATGATAGGTTTTACTTTTTTACATTGCAAAATTTCATGTTGGATTATCAGTTCAAAGCAAAGTTTTTCCTTGTGAATGCATACTGCGCCCTGAAAGAAGAACATCCAAATTGGGTTGCCGAGATGATCAAATATCTTAAAACTCTACCTCTTGTCAAAAAAAACAGACTTAAGTTAATTGAAAAGGGGTTAAGTGCCTTTGAAAGAGAAGATTATATCTCTGCAATTCACATTCTTGTATTTCAAATAGAGGGAATTCTAAGAGATACGGTGGAGGGGTTACGAATAGCACCATTTTCATACCACCGGGGAGAAATGAGAATAAAAAAATTATGGGATATCTTGGAAATATTACAGAAAGTTGAAGGAATAGATAAAGATATATTAATGCTAGTAAGGACTTCATTAGTGGATATCGGCGGTGAGAATCTCCGAAACGATTTAGCTCACGGCATTTTAGATTATGATGAATTTACAGGCTTGAGAGCACTTATTTTGATTTACATTCTTTTAAAGATTACGCCATATGACATTATTAGGAAAGAGAAACCTGAATCTGACGTAAAACAATAATAATTGAAGAGATTAATTGATAACCCTGAGTTACGTTATTCTTGAAGAACTCTCAATGAAGCCCCCCTCTCCCCCATTAATTAACCAACCCTTACTTATCTTCTTTCATTGTGTATAGGTTTGTATAACCGCGGCCCTTTTTAGCTCCGGGTATACGTGTGATGAGCCCTATGTCGCAAAGCTTTGCCAGCGCGCGGCGGATGGTCTTTTCGGAAAGGTTTTTCTTGTCCTTGTGCGCAAGCATCAAATCGCCTACGGTCAGCGTTGTCCAGCTGAACTTGAACGACGCAAGCGCTATGCGTTGAAGCTTTGTCAGCATCGGCAAGGCTTCGTCCACTTTTGGTAGATTCGTCAGTTCTCCCATGACCGATTGTACCCGCCATCCTGACTCGCGCCATTAAAACCTGACCACTCCCCCCTGAGTGGGGGAGGATGAAGGTGGGGGGAACTACTCCCCCTCCCTTCAGAGCTCCTCTAGAGCGCCGCCCTCACCACCAGGGGAGGGAGCTTCATTTAATGCCCCCTCCCCCCTGCGTGGGGGAGGATGAAGGTGGGGGGGAACTACTCCCCCTCCCTTCAGAGCTCTTCTAGAGCGCCGCCCTCACCACCAGGGGAGGGATGATTTCCAGGGTTCCCAATAAAGTTGCCCTGCAACTTTATTGGGTATGTCATCTTGACAACGGGCACTTTCTGGCTAAAGTTACAAGGGATGAGTTTCATATTACTGCTTATGCAAACGACCCTAGGGGGCGCCGACTACAAACCCTCCACCCTGCTGGTGCCGCCTTACCGATACACCATGGGCTACAACCGCGCAAACCGGTTTTACCTTTCATTGTATCTTGGCGGAACGTTCCATTTCAAGAACCCGCAGGGCTTAACTTCCTCTCTTCTCAAGATGTTCGATGATTCCACCACCATCCGTGATGACGGCAACGTTACGCTTGTTGCCGTGCACTCTGGCGCCGCAGAGATAATCTACAACGTGAAGTTCGAACGCCTGGCGCGCTACGGCAAGCCCGGCTCGGGCGATGGCGAATTCTTGAACCCCCTGGGCGTCGCCATGACTGCTGACGCCGACATCTACGTTGCCGATGCTGGCAACAACCGCGTGGTCCGCCTCAAGATGAATCCCGACGGCAACATCAGCTGGAAGGGCGCCATAGGCTCGGGCTTCAGCCACCCCTCGGACGTGGCTTGCGACTCGAAGGGCAACCTCTACGTGGCGGATGAGGAAAACAACCGCGTTGTCGTGTTGTCTCCAGAAGGAGCGGTGGTTTCGACATGGGAGCGCAAGCTTTTCAGACCGTCCGCAATAGCCGTAATCGACCGCGCAGACCCAGCAAACGATAACAAGGATAATTTCGTCATAGTTATAGACAGCCGCAAGAAAAGGGTGTCGATGTTCGATACCTACGGCGACTTGAAAGCGCAGGTTACCAATAAGGATATGGGTTACGAAAACACCGAGTTCGCTTACGCGGCCATAGACCGCTCGGGAAGCGTTTACGTGACCGACTCCTACAACCATCAGGTTCACAAGTTCGACCGCAAGCTTCATTATATAATAAGCATAGGCCGCGAAGGGAGTGACGATTATGAGTTTTATTCGCCAAGGGGCATCGCCATACACCGCCCAACAGGCCAGACGTTCATCGCCGAGGCCGAGGGCGGGCAGTACTACTTCATCGGCGCGGACGGGTTCATCGCCGGCTGCTACCCCAACCCCGTGCCGGTTGACAAGGGAGCGACCATCTCAATATACCTCACCGAGACCTCGACCATCGAGGTTTCCATTTACGACGAACAGGGATTCATCGTGCGCAAGCTCGCACCCCAGTATAAACAGCCAATCGGCGAGGCGTTAATAGCATGGGACGCAAGAAACGACAAGGGCGAACAGGTAGCGCCCGGTCGATACGTGATAAAGGCCGTTCTGACGCCTGCCAACCTTTCGGGAAGATTCTTCAAGAAGGAACTGGAAACAACCGTAAGATGCGTTTCTTCATAATCTTATCTCTGATGCTGGCCCTTTCGGGACCCTCCACCCTATCGGCTGCGCTTACGGATATAGGCGCCGATTTCGAGGATTACAGGGAAAGCCCGGCAACCGCTGCAGTGGGCAGTTGCGGTCTCGGCCTGGGGCTTGACCCTGCGGCCTGGAACTACAATCCTGCTGCCGGGGTGGACGCCGGCTCAGGCGTTCTCCTGAAGCACACATCCGCCTTCGACGACAATGCCCGCGTGATAAGCGACCTTTTATCTGCGAGCTACAAGACCGGGTTCGGCGGCATCGGACTTACGGTACTGCGAAACGGCGCAGGCTCCATCTCCTTCACGAGCCTTCCGGACTCCACAAGACCTCCGGGACCAGACAACAGGCCAAGGGTGGATTCGGTCGTTACGGCGTCCGACTGGCTCGGACAGGCATCAGTGGCGTTCAATTTGAAGCGCCTCTCCCTGGGCTCTAACGTTAATTTCATATACAGAGACCTTGTAGCGGCGACTGCCATAGGGTTCGGTGCGGACGTGGGCATTCGGTACGCTTTCGACTGGGGCCTTTCGCTTGCGGCAAGGGTAAAGAACGCATTCACGACTCCGGTCTTCTGGAGCACGGACTCGGTAGACCTTCTTTCGCCGAGAGCGGCTATTGGAGCGATGCAGGAGCTAAGGTTTGCAGGCCAGAAGCTCAGGCTCTATCTTGAGAGCGAGGCAAGCCTTTCGGGAATAGACACATTTGAAACCCGCATCGGTCCCGTATATTTGAGGCCAAGGGGAGGTCTCGAGTTCGTAATCAAGGACATAATAGCGCTTCGGGCGGGTCGCTCGGACTACGGATGGAGCGTCGGCGTGGGAGGAAAGTACAAGGGCTTCTTCATAGACTACTGCTACAGGGGTCACGAC
The genomic region above belongs to bacterium and contains:
- a CDS encoding DUF4209 domain-containing protein, with the protein product MLDFEHLILNIEAAIKYYAENEIDSYNLQQGSMKQMVTVYKLMGKDQKVKEAKIRIAESFIEEAEWKKENYPSGNSVAATFYEKALHAYMDIGGFKTKVEELKNKIKEAHAAAFEKEFRMTKIPIEVDKKIIDSHRERYKGRSTLEVFHLLITDPNLIPSFEGAKKATVEHAKKYVLMHLVSQSVIRKNIRVKTYETDDDRFYFFTLQNFMLDYQFKAKFFLVNAYCALKEEHPNWVAEMIKYLKTLPLVKKNRLKLIEKGLSAFEREDYISAIHILVFQIEGILRDTVEGLRIAPFSYHRGEMRIKKLWDILEILQKVEGIDKDILMLVRTSLVDIGGENLRNDLAHGILDYDEFTGLRALILIYILLKITPYDIIRKEKPESDVKQ